The sequence below is a genomic window from Terriglobales bacterium.
CCTCCACCCAGAACCGGGCCGGGGCTCCGGTCGGGTTCTCCTTCGTCATCCGCAACGTGGGAAAGAGGGATGTGCCCATCCCGGAGGGGAATCTCGCCTACGTCATCGACATCCACTACGGGTGGGAGCCGCTCTCCCAGAGCGCCCGAACCGCCAAGGTGAACCCCGGCATGGTGAATCTCGGCAACGCGGTGGCGGCGGGTGCGGCGCAGTTCACGCAGGTGCACGCCAGCCTATTGTCGCCCGGCGAACAACTCACCTTCCAGGACAAGATCACGCCCTATGAGCCCTTCGCACCCGGTGACTACCGGCTGCACGTCTTCCTGTTCAGCAGTTATTCGACCGAGAGGAACCGCCCCGTACAAGAGCTGGTGCAGGACTTCACGGTCGTTCCTTAGGCGGATCGCTCCCTCTTCAACCCCTCGTCGCCGGCGCGCGAGTGCACCTGCGCCTCGGCGTAGTCACGCACGCGGTCGAGGGCCTGCTGCATCTCGGCGTGGAGGCGGGCGATGGCTTCTTCGTCGGCGTTGGCGGGCACGCGGATCATCCGCGCCATGCGCAGGCAGACGCGAGAGAAGGGCTTGGGGATGAGCATGGCGTCCCAGGAGTTCAGGGTCCAGCGCTCCGCGACGCCGAAGTGGAAGCAGACGATGGGGCAGCCGGTGTTGCGGGCCAGCAGCACCGGCCCGGGCTTGGCCACGAAGCGGGGCCCGCGGGGACCGTCGATGGTGAAGGCCACGCTGCGCCCCCCGGCCAGTTCGTCGTGCATGCCCTTCAGCGCCATGGC
It includes:
- a CDS encoding lysophospholipid acyltransferase family protein, whose product is MATPAPDEVQSEVAAGRRFTLRQRLLLWLITWGGYLLIRGIGPTLRIELSLEEGALEGGFGLGVIGAFWHQCVIPAGWQWRQKPISVMISRSFDGEYITRILRKLGFGAVRGSSSRGGAMALKGMHDELAGGRSVAFTIDGPRGPRFVAKPGPVLLARNTGCPIVCFHFGVAERWTLNSWDAMLIPKPFSRVCLRMARMIRVPANADEEAIARLHAEMQQALDRVRDYAEAQVHSRAGDEGLKRERSA